In the genome of Xenopus laevis strain J_2021 chromosome 1S, Xenopus_laevis_v10.1, whole genome shotgun sequence, one region contains:
- the bsg.S gene encoding basigin (Ok blood group) S homeolog isoform X1, whose protein sequence is MGLGLLTLPAVLLLLCGRRTECTAGFIKSPLSEVRLTGEAVEIHCEVIGRPIPEIQWWFEADYSNNESFSQLWDGAREERVQINATYIFHATSTLCVTSLTPEDSGTYECRASNDPDRNHLTKIPRMKWIRSQANVMVIDHPDITTNAVYMSEKTVILSCNLSVNSLIVSGHRWLKGSKVLHEDKDTSNVMTYNVTGLPGDGSGQYTCEFLTTPDVRMVVNVSVSPQVLHLKASEHGNEGDTGVLTCQSNSFPPVTDWAWYIVSPNAVEVIGNGSSDRYVIKSTGNQTVLRISNVDIEKDQNEYTCNATNELGTGGDVIHFKVRSRLAALWPFLGIVGEVVVLVTIIFIYEKRRKPDEVCEDEDSATGALKSNSGANNDNLRQRNSN, encoded by the exons ATGGGTCTCGGGCTGCTTACGCTGCCCGCTGTACTGTTGCTGTTATGTGGGAGAAGAACTGAATGTACAG CTGGCTTCATTAAATCTCCGCTTTCGGAAGTCAGGTTGACAGGGGAAGCTGTGGAGATACACTGTGAAGTCATTGGTCGACCCATACCAGAGATTCAGTGGTGGTTTGAGGCTGACTACAGCAACAACGAGAGCTTCTCCCAACTATGGGATGGTGCTCGTGAAGAACGTGTGCAAATTAATGCCACCTACATCTTCCATGCCACTAGTACTCTCTGTGTCACAAGCTTGACTCCTGAGGACTCTGGGACCTATGAATGTCGGGCTAGCAATGACCCTGACCGCAACCATCTAACAAAGATCCCACGCATGAAATGGATCCGCTCCCAAGCCAATGTGATGGTCATTGACC atCCAGATATTACAACAAATGCCGTATATATGTCGGAGAAAACAGTGATTCTGAGCTGTAACTTGTCTGTTAATTCTCTTATTGTCTCTGGCCACCGGTGGCTGAAGGGCAGTAAGGTCCTTCATGAAGATAAGGACACTTCTAATGTCATGACTTACAA TGTTACAGGGCTGCCTGGTGATGGCTCAGGACAGTACACATGTGAATTCTTGACTACACCTGATGTGCGCATGGTTGTTAATGTGTCAG TTTCACCCCAAGTGCTGCACCTAAAAGCAAGTGAGCATGGCAATGAGGGAGATACAGGTGTTCTGACCTGCCAAAGCAATTCCTTCCCACCTGTGACAGACTGGGCCTGGTACATTGTTTCTCCTAATGCAGTAGAG GTCATAGGAAATGGAAGCTCAGATCGTTATGTTATAAAATCGACGGGCAATCAGACTGTGCTGAGGATAAGTAATGTGGATATTGAGAAGGACCAAAATGAGTACACGTGCAATGCCACAAATGAGCTTGGTACTGGTGGGGATGTAATACATTTCAAAGTGAGAAGTCGTCTGGCAGCTCTCTGGCCATTCTTGGGCATTGTTGGAGAAGTGGTGGTACTGGTTACAATAATATTTATCTATGAGAAGAGGAGAAAGCCTGATGAGGTGTGTGAAG ATGAAGACTCTGCAACAGGTGCTCT GAAAAGTAATTCCGGTGCAAACAATGACAACCTGCGCCAGAGGAATTCAAACTGA
- the bsg.S gene encoding basigin (Ok blood group) S homeolog precursor yields the protein MGLGLLTLPAVLLLLCGRRTECTDPDITTNAVYMSEKTVILSCNLSVNSLIVSGHRWLKGSKVLHEDKDTSNVMTYNVTGLPGDGSGQYTCEFLTTPDVRMVVNVSVSPQVLHLKASEHGNEGDTGVLTCQSNSFPPVTDWAWYIVSPNAVEVIGNGSSDRYVIKSTGNQTVLRISNVDIEKDQNEYTCNATNELGTGGDVIHFKVRSRLAALWPFLGIVGEVVVLVTIIFIYEKRRKPDEVCEDEDSATGALKSNSGANNDNLRQRNSN from the exons ATGGGTCTCGGGCTGCTTACGCTGCCCGCTGTACTGTTGCTGTTATGTGGGAGAAGAACTGAATGTACAG atCCAGATATTACAACAAATGCCGTATATATGTCGGAGAAAACAGTGATTCTGAGCTGTAACTTGTCTGTTAATTCTCTTATTGTCTCTGGCCACCGGTGGCTGAAGGGCAGTAAGGTCCTTCATGAAGATAAGGACACTTCTAATGTCATGACTTACAA TGTTACAGGGCTGCCTGGTGATGGCTCAGGACAGTACACATGTGAATTCTTGACTACACCTGATGTGCGCATGGTTGTTAATGTGTCAG TTTCACCCCAAGTGCTGCACCTAAAAGCAAGTGAGCATGGCAATGAGGGAGATACAGGTGTTCTGACCTGCCAAAGCAATTCCTTCCCACCTGTGACAGACTGGGCCTGGTACATTGTTTCTCCTAATGCAGTAGAG GTCATAGGAAATGGAAGCTCAGATCGTTATGTTATAAAATCGACGGGCAATCAGACTGTGCTGAGGATAAGTAATGTGGATATTGAGAAGGACCAAAATGAGTACACGTGCAATGCCACAAATGAGCTTGGTACTGGTGGGGATGTAATACATTTCAAAGTGAGAAGTCGTCTGGCAGCTCTCTGGCCATTCTTGGGCATTGTTGGAGAAGTGGTGGTACTGGTTACAATAATATTTATCTATGAGAAGAGGAGAAAGCCTGATGAGGTGTGTGAAG ATGAAGACTCTGCAACAGGTGCTCT GAAAAGTAATTCCGGTGCAAACAATGACAACCTGCGCCAGAGGAATTCAAACTGA